The window CCTGAAGGGTCAGGACATATCCTGTTTTACCGTTGGAATCAACGGTTTCTCCGACGATCCTTCCCGGCAGTTTTCTGGTCAGTTCTTTTGTACATGCCATAAAACCGATATACGGCCCGCCGAATGCCAGGGGAAGTCCCAGGGGCTGCCCTTCTCCCACCGCAATATCAGCGCCGTATTCTGCCGGAGTCTTGATTACACCTAATGAAATGGGATTCACACCCATGATATACCGCGCCCCGGATTCCTTTGCTGTACTTCCGATTTCAGCTGCCGGTTCTAAGCTGCCGTAATAATTGGGATTCTGAATATAGACACATGCGGTCTGGCTGTCAATATGTTCCTTCAGAAAATCCAGATCCGTTATGCCATCTTTCTCAGGAATAACAGTCAGTTCCATCCCGTTTCCAAAGCAATAGGTCTTTATGGTCTCCATCACCTGAGGATGAACCGCTGTGGATACAAAAGCCTTGTTTTTCTTTCTGTCCCTGCACATCGCTACCGCTTCCGCCGCCGCTGCACCGCCGTCATATACGGAAGCATTGGCCGCATCCATTCCTGTAAGCTCACAGATCATGGTCTGGTATTCAAATATGGATTGTAAAATTCCCTGGCTGATTTCCGCCTGATACGGGGTATAGGCCGTGTAAAGGGTTTCCTTGGATAACACACTTTTTACAACAGCAGGAATATAGTGCCTGTACGCCCCTGCACCCCTGAAAATGACCGGAAATACCGTATTTTTTGCTGCAATGCCTTCCATTTTCTTACAAACTTCCATTTCAGACATACCAGGGGGAAGATTTAATCCTTCCTTTAACAGAACTTCCTGGGGAAGCTGCCTGAAAAGTTCTTCTATGCTATCAATGCCGATCGCCGACAGCATTTCTTTTCTGTCCTGATCGGTTGCCGGTACAAATGAACCCATATGCAGATCTCCTTTATTCCATTTCTTTTTTTACAAGTTCCTCGTATTCCTCTGGGGTTAAGAATTCTTCTT of the Lacrimispora indolis DSM 755 genome contains:
- the gcvPA gene encoding aminomethyl-transferring glycine dehydrogenase subunit GcvPA codes for the protein MGSFVPATDQDRKEMLSAIGIDSIEELFRQLPQEVLLKEGLNLPPGMSEMEVCKKMEGIAAKNTVFPVIFRGAGAYRHYIPAVVKSVLSKETLYTAYTPYQAEISQGILQSIFEYQTMICELTGMDAANASVYDGGAAAAEAVAMCRDRKKNKAFVSTAVHPQVMETIKTYCFGNGMELTVIPEKDGITDLDFLKEHIDSQTACVYIQNPNYYGSLEPAAEIGSTAKESGARYIMGVNPISLGVIKTPAEYGADIAVGEGQPLGLPLAFGGPYIGFMACTKELTRKLPGRIVGETVDSNGKTGYVLTLQAREQHIRREKALSNICSNQALCALAVAVYLSAMGAEGLKQTAIQCMSKAHYMADQLEAIGYPVVNRGEFFHEFVTASIVPAEKMLSALEEHGILGGYPLTGERTGQILWCCTEMNAKDDIDRVIGILKEV